In Phaseolus vulgaris cultivar G19833 chromosome 3, P. vulgaris v2.0, whole genome shotgun sequence, the sequence AGACCTGATCAGCAAGGATAATTTAATTAGTGTTTTTTGCAGGCCAGTAGATGAGTCTATGAACAAAAGATGACTGATATTGGTTTCTACGTATTGGGCCATCTTACTTGGTATTTGTTTCCCACATTCTAATACTATAATGTAAAATAATGGAGCATACACCATATGCACATGTTAACTCCTACTTGGTTGGCCCCCACCAAAATTTGATTCTAAAAGCAGTTGCCCTGGTGAGTGATCTTAAAAAGTTTTGTGTAGCTGCTCACATCAGTTCCCTGTTTTTGTTCTCCACATGCCGCTGTTGcttttattatatatctttTTTCCTCTCCCTTTTCTACCCACGACGACAAAGTAGATGAGGTCTCTTTCAGTTACACACATCAACCACAATGTTTAATACggaaaagtgaagaaaaataacaaaagggCATCTCCATAAATCTCCTTAACAATCATGAGTGACTGGTACTTAGAGAAGCCAAGTCAAACCAAAATTGCTGCTTGCTAAGTGCCTACTGTTGTATCATGCAACAAATTGTGGAGGAAGTTGTTGAAGATCTGCATCGATTAACATTTATAATCTCATTTtataaatcagttttaaaatattaaattaaatttaaagtttattttctactttttaACATGTGTGTTTGTTAAACTTGGATGGTCGAAGAAGTTTTGAAAATGGATTATTGGCTATGAGGATCGAACACTCATTTTAAATTATGTGTCTTAAATGATGTGTCCGTGTTGGACTTTTAAATTATGTGTCTTAAATGATGTGTCCGTGGACTCGTAGGACACATATCGATAAAGtgtataatttaaaagatatttattgaatttttaataattttttattatcgatttatataatatataattatataatatataaattcacaTCCATAAGATTATATGTATCTTTATATTTGTGTTAATGAATGCCAGGGTCTGTAATACATAAATTATTGGATGATTGGAAGAAAATGGTGAATGTTCTGTGCATAAATGTGTGTGTGAGTTAGGTATTGGCATGATGGGAAGTGTGTTTAATGACTCGTGTGGTTACAACAGTTAAGGGTTTGAGCTTTGTTTGACCATAACAATGGTTACTATGCCCCACACCATCCATTCCCATGGCTATCTTATTTTCATCCATCCTTATCTACAAACAGATATGCTTTTTTCCTACTATGTTTGGTCTCTGCATtcattcttatttattaaaaccaaggaattaaattaaacaataaatataCAAGCTTTCAACAACTATTAAACAATAAGTTAAGTTTTTTCCTACTATGTATTTATTTGCTGAATACAGACATTCCATTGCACCTGTAAAATCCACCTGCACAAGCTAAAACTATAAATACATAAAACTTTAAATACATTGTGTTGATTTTGAAGAATACTCTCAAGTTTCAAAAGAATCTGTTTTGATTATGATTTTTGAGGATATAGATGTTTGAAGATGTTCTTCACAAAAGTATTAACAGAGTTTTCAGTTTAGCCcacaatattaaaattaatagaaagaagaatatttttcaaaagttaaaaacaagagaaaaaaagtttttctttttttgccATGTTAgttgattaaattttaattttaatcaattaaacgGTTTGTGACAAGTTTTATAACAGGATAATCAATCAGTGTagttaaacaattaaaataaagactaaatttaaatattttcattgttttaataaattaactaattaaaattcatcttcctttttgtcGTTATCTCTTATTGTTACTGTTACCGTTATCACAAGCGGTTTGAATTGTACCGATGAATTACACatctaaaaaaatcataaaaaaaataacttttggaTTGGCAAtccataatttatttatttttataaaaaaatgacttTCGAATTGAAGAATTAAAAAGTTTATGAAAGATAAAGTTTATATTTGTAGGGTACAGAATGAAATTCTGAGGGTAGAAAAAGAAATCCCTTAATCTTTGTGAATCTAGTTGTGCAGTAATCAGTACTCTAACATTCCAAAGCCCAATTCTGTTCTGATACAACATTTGATACATCATTCAAATGAcgtcattttttatgcatttttttaTGAAGCGTATCAATCAAGTCTTCtaaaaattttgtattttttaagaaCATTTTAATGTTCGAACTACATTTAAATATGTTTCTGTAGGAtataatatgtatatattaagGAGATCGCATATCTATCAGAAATCCTACCTTACAAACTAGTCTGCTGAAGTTGAATtaagcatatatttatttattttttaaaataatattaaaatcattCTCAGATTTTGTCTTGTGAATATTTGTCCTAATTAAAAGAAAAGTCTCAAATCAACAATATCTCTCATTTTCTTTACGATAATACACATTCTGAACAAATTTAAAGTTCTTTGCGAGATTTCTGGCATTTTGCAGTTTCAGAAATTATAATCCTCTAAACTTTAGCATTTCAAGAAGACTTCCAGAACATgattcaaaatttattattcCAATTGAGAACTCTCAAACCCAAGTGACTGCTTATTCCTCCACATCTTCACTTCTTCAaccacctccataaattttaataaaaaataaaaatagaaacaatGTTGTACAGATTACTACGTAACGTAAtccaaaagtaaaaaattacaaCTTCACGTAATCCAGAAACTATTTACCAActaataataactaataatattgGATTACAATCtgaaacttatttaaaaaaataggttTCAAATCACTTAATCCAGTAATCTAGaattagtaattttttattttcaaattaagtaATTTGataggtttattttttaaataaattgtaaattatgtaattcgatATTCTGAGTTATTAAATAGATTCCAAATTACGTAATTGGTAAtgtaaaacattatttttatttttatttttttacttaaaaggtaattttagagattttaaAGTTTATGGAAGTGACTTAAGAAATGATGGAGctgcaggaagaagcagtcaACCCAAGTTCAATCTTTCTTACAAATTTTGAGTCTCGTGAAAAGTAAGAACACAATTCACCACAATGCATCAAATCAagacattatttatttattcaatgaATCAGAAGAGGAGATCAAAAGACTTGTTATTCCTGCGGTTACACCTACAGTGCATATTAGTCCAATTCTTTGTTTCTAACACAGAGTTTGTTGTGAATATTTTGTTGTAAGATTTTGTTGTGCAAGAAacacttttattaaaattgtatggtacgcaacaacaaaatttggaatTCACATTCTAAATAcaccatattttgttttttcaatgtCACGGTTCAAGGAGGCAGAGATGCATAGACCAATGACTTTTCTTGTATCTGCTGGATCAATGATTCCATCATCCCAAAGCCTTGCTGTTGAGTAATAAGGACTTGCTTCTCTCTCATAAGCCTCCACCACTTTCGTTTTgaacttttcttcttcttccttattCCACTGCTTTACAATTATGATGCGCATTAAGACAACCTAAGACAGATGAGAAAAACCACAAATATGTTATCAACAACTGAAAACATATTTTACCTGAATTCCTTGCTTTTTCTTGTTGCCTTTCTCTATTTGAGCCAGTACACCAGCAGCCTGAACCATGGCCACATTCCGTACACATTAGTTAGAACCCCCACAAACCAGATGAATATCAACTAATGTTCAATCAAATCTTCAACTCCAGTTTGATTTAGAAAACCTATGCTTTGCCTTTATTCGATTTAGATTTGGTTCTAGATTGCTGATTTTCTGGTTTTGGAGTTTTTTTGCTTTAGAGTAGTTTGGTTGGTTTTAAAGTAGTTTAGTTAGTATTTGCTGGTTGGTTGGTGAGTTGTATAAGGATTGGTTTATCCCTTAagaaattcatatttatttatttattattgctgATCAAAATAAAGTTTGATTTAGAAGGGAGAAAACATGAAAAACTAGCTATATAATGATGTATCTCACTAAGTACAGAACAATAACCATGCAGAGCAATGccaacaatttattttaaagaatcaTAACTCATGGGTCATGAGAAATATGCTACCTGAGCACCACCCATCACAGATATTCTAGCATTAGGccaaaggaacaaaaaattgggaCTATAGGCACGACCACACATTGCATAATTTCCTGCACCGAAGCTTCCTCCAACCATTATGGTGACTTTAGGTACCTGCAGATgtttattgaagaaaaaaatattatttgtccTTCAGAATTTTCTCTCATGCTTGGAGAATCACATTTTAATCATACTTAACCATCTGTTGTTTTCACCTTCATTCCAACTTCCAAGACATTTATGATTACAAGTAATAAATTTACTAGTCTAGAATAAAGTATATAACTTGTAAGTAGATGTCTGGAACCCACAAACCTTTGCACAAGAAACAGCCATAACCATTTTTGCTCCAGACTTTGCTATGCCATTTGCCTCAGATCTTGAGCCAACCTACCAAATAGACAAGTATTATGGTTTCATAACTCGATTGTTTAGATAAGTAATATTTAGGTTTCACAATTCTcgataaagaaaatattaagaattgaactttaaacctaactcaatctcatgAAACTGACTTATAAGACGAGATTTACATTCATTATTTCATCACTTTTATACTATGAAATGCTCCTGCCTAATAGTAAAACTTCCCCTTCAGCATTTTACAGtctcaaaacaaaaacaaaaaattagacATACCACAATTTGATGAAGAATAGTACGTAGTTAAAACACACGATCCATAAACAGAATGTTTAAGATAAAACAGGACTATAATCGAAGGAAAAATTAGGATCACTACTAATAAAAGAAGGTGATGAATCAATACGGCTCTTTTAGATCTTATGGGCATTCCTATTAAtttcaattgattgattcttaAACTCTCCTGACTTGGTCTTACAGTCACTAATCCCTCTGTATTTCCTAAATCTACACATGATTATATTTCTATTGAATTACAATTGATGATTCTCAAACTCTCCTGAGTTAGTCATATAGTCACTAATCCCTCTATATTTCCTAAATCAAAACATGATTATATTTCTATTGAATTTCAATTTTTGATTCTGAAACTCACCTGACTTTAATGCCTAATTGCTTATCGATCATACAGCTCATTTATTTGTGTAATATAAGATAAATTTTCGTCtttcaataaataaacaatGGGTATAATATGATAATTCATACCACAGCTATGAAGGAAAAAAGAATCAATCTACTTAGAAGTCAGAATACAATGACAAAAGACATAGTTGagaaactaaagaaattacTTAAATTCATACCATGAATCCAGTGATGTTCTGAAGGAAGACCAAGGGAATGTTCCGTTGAGTGCATAATTCAATGAAATGGGCTCCTTTCAGTGCAGATTCGTTGAATAAAATCCCGTTGTTTCCAATAATTCCAACAGGCTGTCCGAAAATTCTAGCAAATCCCGTTACAAGTGTCtgcaaaaaaaattcaatacacAGAGTAGTGAATTGCAACTTTTCCTGtaatcatttatttaaaaagtttatCCAAAACAAAACCTTTTTGTCAAATCAATAACAAATAAGTGTGAAAAATCATCAAAGGCAAGGGGCACCGAGAGAAAAAAAGGCAGTTCAATAGCAACTCATGCATAATAAGATATTGATTATACTGATAAAAAGTAAAGTGGATATGTCCTCACAGTGCCATACAATTTCTTGAATTCATCAAATTCACTTCCATCAACAATACGATCAATAACTGATCGGATATCAAACTGCTTCTTAAGATCAGTGGGAGCAATAGAACGAAGTTCATTGACGTCATACAATGGCTCTTTATATTCATAGTTTATACTTTGCATTCCATTTGCCAAGACATCTTTCCCAGCCATATGCAAATTCTTAATTATATTCCTCCCAAGCGCAAGTGCATGGAGTTCATCTACAAGAAACGAAACATGTACAAAGTCACTCATAGGAACAAAGTTAATGTCAGTTCACCTACAAGAAACGAAACATGTACAAAGTCAATAATAAGAACTAAGTTGATCTCATTAGTTATCGCATTTTCTATACAATCATGTGCATAAGAAAAAGTAGTGAATGCATATACCTTGAGCAAAATAATCAGAAACACCGGACGTCTTGCAGTGCACAGTGGCACCTCCCAAATCCTCTGCCGAGACTTCTTCTCCAGTGGCAGCCTACAAATTCATTTAGGGTTATTTTTGGACATAAACACGTAGAAAATATATTACACAAACATAAGCACAGTCAAATATGTTTTTGGTATAATAGGCCTCTATGTAGTCTATTTTTAGAATTCTTTAATAGGtgtagtctacctatgtattggttttgttaacatatggatttTGGTTTAGttcctccatattttttttgtatttttttttaataatatttttttcatgtgatgacagatgattgttattatttgaGGTGTCAGTATAATGAGATGTCAAGTTACACAGTgataagtttttataaaaaaaaaatatgtttttggtgATTGAAAATATAACAAGTTTTGGTTTCAGTCCAGTAAAATCAATATTCACTTCAACCCAACATTTATCAAAATTGATATGGTTTTAGTCTCTCACAAGTCACTAGGGATAAAAATCATGTTATCTTGATAAAATGAAAGAACTAAAATGACCAACTCTTTTATAAAGACTAAAATCAAAATCAGTAGTCTTTTCGATGATTAAAAGCATATTTAACTAAAATGTTTAAACTTAAGAGATACAGATTTTGAaagtaaaaaacaaagaaacagAAAGAGACTATGAAACAAAGTATTTTGGAGCAGTGGAATAGGTAGAGCATACCTTAACAAGAGGTGGCCCTGCTAAAAAAATGGTGCCATTACCCTTGACCATCACACTTTCATCAGCCATTGCCGGTATATATGCCCCACCAGCAGTGCAAGAGCCCAATACCAATGCAATTTGAGGAATTCCTTCAGCAGACATTACAGCTTGATTGTAGAATATTCTACCAAAGTTTTCTCTGTCTGGAAACACTTCAGCTTGCTTGGGAAGAAAAGCTCCTCCACTGTCAACAAGATATACACAGGGCAATTTGCACTGAGCAGCAATCTCCTGTGCCCTGAGGTGCTTCTTAACAGTAATGGGATAGTAAGTCCCTCCCTTGACAGTGGGATCATTGGCCACAAACATACACAATCTCCCATGCACAGGACCTATCCCAGTAACAACCCCTCCTGAAGGCAGGGGCTCTTCATACAACTCATGTCCTGCCAGCTTTATCACTCAAAAGTTAAAAACTTTCTCGATAATGACACATGCACAACTCCTCCGATTTTTTATACAACTACATTACaactcataattttattattttaatattattatagggTAATGATATTTTGACAACCTGCTTCACTTAATATTTAGTGGGGTGTAGGGTGAAATATGAAGTGTCAAAAAACCATTTTCCTTTATTATATTGGTAATGATATTTTGACaactcatattttttatacaaacaCATTACAActctcaatattattattttaatattttttcatattatttaattcaaaatttatcatttattatatatatttatttttaaacccaTCACATTAAGAACTATATATAACTCTAAAGGttgtaaaaatatcattttccttattatatatattgatttctaaatccattaaataaaaaattgtatacgACTCTAAAGTTTTCCAACTATCATTTTCCAAACATTCCTTGTCAAAACCATTTT encodes:
- the LOC137808743 gene encoding methylcrotonoyl-CoA carboxylase beta chain, mitochondrial isoform X1, encoding MFGLIGRKANLFGGSGRRWLNLAAAATAAATTTSNGGAMEELLAQLQSNVQKALAGGGAEAVKRNRSRNKFLPRERIDYLLDPGSSFLELSQLAGHELYEEPLPSGGVVTGIGPVHGRLCMFVANDPTVKGGTYYPITVKKHLRAQEIAAQCKLPCVYLVDSGGAFLPKQAEVFPDRENFGRIFYNQAVMSAEGIPQIALVLGSCTAGGAYIPAMADESVMVKGNGTIFLAGPPLVKAATGEEVSAEDLGGATVHCKTSGVSDYFAQDELHALALGRNIIKNLHMAGKDVLANGMQSINYEYKEPLYDVNELRSIAPTDLKKQFDIRSVIDRIVDGSEFDEFKKLYGTTLVTGFARIFGQPVGIIGNNGILFNESALKGAHFIELCTQRNIPLVFLQNITGFMVGSRSEANGIAKSGAKMVMAVSCAKVPKVTIMVGGSFGAGNYAMCGRAYSPNFLFLWPNARISVMGGAQAAGVLAQIEKGNKKKQGIQQWNKEEEEKFKTKVVEAYEREASPYYSTARLWDDGIIDPADTRKVIGLCISASLNRDIEKTKYGVFRM
- the LOC137808743 gene encoding methylcrotonoyl-CoA carboxylase beta chain, mitochondrial isoform X2 encodes the protein MFGLIGRKANLFGGSGRRWLNLAAAATAAATTTSNGGAMEELLAQLQSNVQKALAGGGAEAVKRNRSRNKFLPRERIDYLLDPGSSFLELSQLAGHELYEEPLPSGGVVTGIGPVHGRLCMFVANDPTVKGGTYYPITVKKHLRAQEIAAQCKLPCVYLVDSGGAFLPKQAEVFPDRENFGRIFYNQAVMSAEGIPQIALVLGSCTAGGAYIPAMADESVMVKGNGTIFLAGPPLVKAATGEEVSAEDLGGATVHCKTSGVSDYFAQDELHALALGRNIIKNLHMAGKDVLANGMQSINYEYKEPLYDVNELRSIAPTDLKKQFDIRSVIDRIVDGSEFDEFKKLYGTTLVTGFARIFGQPVGIIGNNGILFNESALKGAHFIELCTQRNIPLVFLQNITGFMVGSRSEANGIAKSGAKMVMAVSCAKVPKVTIMVGGSFGAGNYAMCGRAYSPNFLFLWPNARISVMGGAQAAGVLAQIEKGNKKKQGIQWNKEEEEKFKTKVVEAYEREASPYYSTARLWDDGIIDPADTRKVIGLCISASLNRDIEKTKYGVFRM